From one Candidatus Rhodoluna planktonica genomic stretch:
- a CDS encoding hemolysin family protein, producing MSSDWQGLIWLVVLLAANAFFVGAEFAVIAARRAQIEPRAEAGSKPAKMTLAGMERVSLMLATAQLGITVSSLLILLIAEPSIHHLLEYPLGALGWSEEVVSTVAFVIALLLVTYLHVVLGEMVPKNIAIAVPERSALILTPVLYSVATLVKPIVVSLNAVSNTMLRAFKIEPKNEANSAFTLDQVEDIVEHSTREGVLRDASGALTNTFEFTDKQVSDVTVKLQDLVSFSETVSPREIEQAVAKYGYSRFPLTDENDELIGYLHLKDVIDLDLDEADEPFPAKRVRTLISLPDTTELEDALASMRRVNAHLAKVFDAQGTVLGVLFLEDILEELVGEVQDASQRD from the coding sequence ATGTCTAGCGATTGGCAGGGGCTCATTTGGCTGGTTGTTTTACTTGCCGCTAACGCTTTCTTTGTTGGCGCCGAATTTGCCGTGATTGCTGCTCGGCGAGCACAAATTGAGCCTCGAGCTGAAGCGGGCTCGAAACCGGCAAAAATGACACTTGCTGGCATGGAGCGTGTTTCGTTGATGTTGGCCACAGCCCAACTCGGAATCACTGTTTCGTCGCTGCTAATTTTGCTGATTGCCGAGCCAAGTATTCACCACCTGCTTGAGTATCCGCTTGGTGCGCTGGGCTGGTCTGAAGAGGTCGTTTCGACAGTCGCGTTTGTTATCGCGCTGCTTTTGGTGACTTACCTGCATGTCGTGCTTGGTGAGATGGTGCCAAAAAATATCGCAATTGCGGTGCCAGAGCGTTCGGCGCTTATTCTCACCCCGGTGCTTTACAGCGTCGCCACTTTGGTCAAGCCCATTGTCGTTAGTTTGAATGCGGTTTCGAACACCATGCTTCGAGCCTTCAAAATTGAGCCTAAAAACGAGGCAAACTCAGCTTTTACGCTTGATCAGGTAGAAGACATCGTTGAACATTCGACTCGCGAGGGTGTGCTGAGAGATGCCAGCGGCGCCCTAACCAATACTTTTGAATTCACCGACAAACAAGTCTCTGATGTGACCGTCAAGTTGCAAGATTTGGTGAGCTTTAGTGAAACGGTGTCGCCGCGCGAGATTGAGCAAGCAGTTGCAAAATACGGCTACTCTCGCTTTCCGCTAACCGATGAAAACGATGAGCTCATCGGCTACCTGCACCTGAAAGATGTCATCGATCTCGATCTCGATGAAGCCGACGAGCCATTCCCGGCAAAGCGGGTGCGAACCCTCATTTCGTTGCCCGACACGACAGAACTCGAAGATGCGCTGGCCAGCATGAGACGAGTGAATGCTCACCTAGCCAAGGTGTTTGACGCACAGGGCACCGTTCTAGGAGTGCTCTTCCTCGAAGATATCTTGGAAGAACTCGTTGGCGAAGTGCAGGATGCCTCGCAGCGCGACTAA